The sequence CGCCATCAATTTCTTTAACATGCACCGTAAAGAACTCTGCAATATCTTCATAGGCAGACCAGTTTTCTGGAATATCTAATTCATATCCATATATTTCTTTAAATTTTTTCTTAAGATCTGGTCTCGCAAACCAGTCTGCTCTGTACCAGTATAGATTTGCAAATTGCTGATCAGGAAGCTGATAAATGACTTTATCTGGACCTGTTGTAAATTTAATCCCAATAAAGTCTTTTATATCCAAAGTAGGAAGAGTAACTTTATCACCGGCCTTTAAAAAATCTGAAATTGGATAAATTGCGTTTGATCTAAAATGTGTACCAATCAAGTCACTATCATTGATATATCCATCGTATAATTTAATACCTTTTGTCATCTGAGTCTGAATTTTCTTTACAACATCATCTTCTCCAGTAATTTCATGAATAAGTTTGATACCTGTAATTTCAGAAAATGCTTTGGCCAAAACAGAGGCCTCATACCAATGTGTATCAACTCTTTCAGATACAACTCGAATTGTCATACCTTGATACGGTTTAGCAGCGTTAACAAACCACTCTAATTCCTTCATTTGTTGGTCTTTTGATAATGTTGATTTATCAAACTCTCCTAACCACTTTTTTGCTTCTTCTACTCCAGCATAAGCATTACTGGCCAATAACCCTACAATTACAAATGAACCAAATTTTTTGGCCAGATTTGCAAAAGTCAGATTAGACAGTTCTAACTTTGACATAGACTCTCCTTCTAAAATTCTAAATTCTAAATTCTAAATTCTAAATTAATTCCTTAAAATTAATTCTATTAAATAATAAAAATTCTGCTAATATAATTTGAACAGGACTTTGGAAATTTTTCAAGTTAATATTTTTAATATAATTTGAATTATACTAATCAATTTTGGTCAGGTATTTATTTTAAGGAGCATAAGTGATAACTAAAGATCAATTAGCAGACGACATATTAAAACTATCGGCAGAAAAGCTCCTTTTTATGTTTGAGTATTTTTCTAAACTTAAAAATACCAAACTCAACTTTATTGGGGCAGATGAAGTTTCAAAGAATGTTGAACACCGTTCTGAAATCATTATTTATGGTACGGATATCACCCTCAGAGTTCAAAATTTTTATCGAAAACAGGATTGTATCCACTTTCTAGAAAATCTATATACTGATGTTACAGATAAAAGGATTTTCGATTTTTTTAATGAGCTTTGCAATTTAACTTGTGGAAAATTAAAAGAAGTCCTTGTTGAACAAGGAATTGTTGCAGCTCTAAGTTTGCCTATTGATATTAATACAAGCCCAAGAAAAATTTTAGTATCTCAAGAGGTACTGCCCTATTTCAAGTACGGCAAGGTTGAAGATGAAAACGGTCAACCTTTATTAAAATTTAAATTGTCTGTTGAAATACATCAGCTAGATCCTTTTAAAGATTTTGATGTAAATTTTAAAAAAGAAGACGATGATGATGATGTAGAGTTTTTTTAAGGAGATAAATATGGCAAAAATTCTTGTTGTTGATGACAGTGAGTCAATTAGAACACAGTTAAAAAGTTTATTGACAGAAAAGGGACACTCAGTTGTTGAAGCAGCAGACGGTGAAGATGGTCTATCGACTCTAAATGGTAATAAAGATGTAAATCTAATCATTTGTGATGTTAACATGCCAAAGATGGATGGAATTACAATGTGTACAAAAGTATCTGAGGATGCATCAGTTAATTCTATTCCTATTTTTATGCTAACTACTGAATCAAATGCTGATCTTAAAGAAAAAGGGAAAAAGGCAGGAGTAAGAGCTTGGATCACAAAACCTTATAGCGATGATAAACTACTTTCTGCAATTCAAAAAGTTTGTGGATAATTTATTGCATTCTTTATGAATACACAAAAAAGTTCATAAAGAATGTATTTTCATATAGTTAAAATTATAATGTATCATAATTTCCATTTTGAATTGTTATCTATTTAAAAGACTAAATTATAATTTAAAACAATCCGAATATGAATCATATCAATTTTTGTGGAAGTTGTATGATTTTTTTAAAAAACAAGAATTTAACATTTAGTAAAAAACTGATTTTTTCTTCAAATGTACCTGTTTTGGTTACTTTGATCCTCTTTGGAGCTTTCTTCCTTTATAGAAGCACAACTCAAGCTATGAGTGCTCAAGAAAAAGCACTTAACAATCTCACTGAAACAGTCGCTTCAACAGTATCTGGAATGATTTGGGACTTAGATACTGTTGGACTTAAGACGGTATATGATCAACTCAAAAAAAATCAACATATCGATCATGTGGATTTCCTAGATGAATCTAAAAAACCCATGCTTAAAGAATTTGATGGTTTGGATAGGGATAAGCTAGAAAACTCTATTTTACTAGAATCCAAAAAATCTGATGGAACAAAAGTAGGATATGTAAAATTATTTTATAATAACAGTGATATTAAAAAATCAGTATATACTAGTATTTTATATATTTCACTGTTTGTCTTAGTGAGTATTTTTATCACTTCGTATGGCCTCTATCATATTATTTCAAATAATGTAAATAAAGTTCTAAGTAGTATTGACGAACTCTTTGAAATTTCTCAAGAAACAAATAAATCTTCAGAAACACTTAATTTAGTTTCAAGGGATGTTTCAGATAGAGCAGTAGATCAAGCAGCTGCCATTCAACAAACAGTTACGACCATAGAAGAACTTACAAGTATGACCAAATCTACATCGGACTATGCTAGTACATCATTAATTAAGGCACAAGAGTCATATCAACAAACTAAGAACGGAAAAGAAAATGTTCAAAAAATCGTGAATGCTGTTAGTTTAATTTCTCAAGCAAACGAAAGAATAACCAAACAAATGGATGAAAATGCAAATGAGATGAATGAAATTATCGAACTCATTAATGAAATTAATAACAAAACTCATGTGATCAATGACATCGTTTTCCAAACAAAACTACTTTCATTCAATGCATCCGTTGAAGCAGCTAGAGCTGGGGAGGCCGGAAAAGGTTTTGCTGTTGTCGCTGAAGAAGTTGGGAATTTGGCGCAAATGTCAGGTAAGGCAGCTCTTGAAATTTCAGAACTACTTAATTCAAGTTTAGAAAATGTTGAAGTTATTGCAAAAAACTCAAAAACCAGAACTTCTGATATTATTCAAAATAATGAAAAGATAACAAATTCAATTAAAGAAGAAGTGGAAAAAACAAGCCTAACATTTGATAAGGTTGTTGATAATGTCAATGAAGTTAAACAAATGATGAATGAAATTGCCAATTCTGTAAAAGAACAAGCTATTGGGATAGATAATATTTCTCAAGCGATGAGGGATTTAGATGCTACAGTTCACAAAAACTCGATCTCTTCAAAAGAGGCACTCAATTACTCTAACATACTTAATAAACAGTCTTCCTTATTAGAAAACTCGGCAGATACTCTTTCAAGAATTTTCAAAAAATCTGCATAAAATAAATACCCAATACACTGTTATTACTCATTTTGAATGTAAATTTTTTGTCATTTCTTTTGTTTTTAAGGATCCTCTCATACATACCGATACTTTATATGTTTACATACCGATACTTTATATGTTAGAATGGTAGGCGTATGTACAAAATTTATTATTGGTTATGTATTCTTTTTTTTTCATCCACTCATTTATGGGCACAACCCTGTCATTTAAATTGCTCACGTGTTGAGAACTTTAAAACAAAAGCACATCAATGCTGTAAAGATAAGAAAGATACTCATCAAAAAGATCAACAAAAAATTAATTGTTGTTCAAAATCCCTTTTGAATATCTGTGACAATCAAATTGAAATGAATTTCGAAAGCTCTCGGATGGACAATCTTTTCTCGTTGCATTATATATTTTCAACTCAAGAATATTTAAATGATAAATTCAATATTCCACCCCCTAAAGAATTAGTTTCCCTAAATTATTATCAAAATCAAATTCATCTTAAGAATATCCCTCACATTATCTACATTTTTCAAGAGAAGCTTCTCATTTAGAATTCCCTTTATTATTCTTTATCTATCTAAATATTTATGTTCCAAAAGGGATTTTATGAAATTTTTTTGGTTTATTTTTGTCACATGGATAATTATTCAGAAGTTTACCTATGCAATAAGTTTTGAGGAAACTCTTAATATAATAGAAACAAATGATTTGGTCCAATCAAGTATTGAAAAAGGAAAAATGCTTTCAGAAGAATCTATCTCACTAAGTAGTTGGGGAGATCCAAAATTTTCAGTAGCTGCTATTAATTATCCAAAAGATTCATTGGATAGCAATAAATCGATGATGACTGGTATTAAATTTTCTCTCGCTCAAACAATTCCTCTGAGCAATAAGAATACAGACATTTTTAGAGCAGCACAAGAAAAATCATCTTCTCAAAAAGCACAGGCAAAACAACTAATCAGAAAATACGCCAAAGAAATTTGGTCTCTTGCTATTGAGAAACAAAAATATATTAAAATAGAAAAAATTCTTAAAGAAAATCTTAGTTGGATTTCTGATAATCTCAAAATAACAAACAGACTTTACTCAACCGGAAAAGTACCACAAAGTGCTGTTCTCAATATGCAAATGAGAAAGAGTGAACTTAATTCAAAAATAAATAATAATCAGTTTTCACAGAACTCCTTAGATCTAGAATTGACGACAATTCTTAATTCCAAATCAACCGTAAAACTGGATCTAAAATCTATTCCCTGGGATTATTTAGATTCATGGATGAATTCTAAGAGTGAATTTGATTTCAATGAAATTGTGCTTAAACATGAATTAGAAAGTAGCAGATTGAAACTACACTCCAAAAACAAAAATTTAATTCCAGATATTACATTAGGAGTCGCGTACATAAAAAGAAATGACCTCGATAAAAACGGTGATTTTGTAGAGGCAGGCATAACGATTCCTCTACCTATTAGCTCAACAAGGTATGCAAATAAAAGAAGTGCGATTCATGAAAACATTGCTCAAGAAAAAATATACAAAAACTATACTCAAACTCGACCTTTAATTCTTAGTAAAATTAAAAATGATATTTTGGATTTAGAAGATCAAATATCAATACTGCACCAACAGACTCTGCAATACGCAAAGAGTGCAAGAGATATAATTGCTAAATCTTATGCAAGAGGAGGAGATGATTTTTCAGAACTTCTAAGATCTGAACTTCAATATCAAAATCTACTGATGAATGAAGTTAATTTAATTACAAATATTCAACAGAAAAAAATTAATTATTTATTTATCAATGGTGATCACTTAACTCTAAGAGGATTAAAATGAAATTACTTTTAACATTAATATTGATATCTTCAAGTTTTTACTCATGCAATCAAAATAAAAATGAACATTTAGATTTCCATAAGCAACATCAAACAAAATCTGAAACATATTATACATGTTCAATGCATCCTCAAATAAAAGAAAAAGGCCCTGGGAAATGTCCTATATGCGGAATGAATCTCAGTAAGATAGAGATTGAAAAAGAAGTTAAAAAAACTGATATTAAAAGATCTGAAAAAGAAGATAGTCTATATTATTGTGAAGCAAATCCAGAAATAACTAGTTTGGCACCTGGGGTTTGTCCTATAGATGGAACTCAATTAATAAAGAAAAACAAATCTTTAGAAGTTGTAGCGAAAGTTAAGTTAAGAAAATCACAGGTTCGTCATTTTAAGGCAGATATTTTTCCGGTAACATCAATGAAAATGCAAAAAAAAATATTACTGCTTGGTACTCTTCTTAAATCAGAAGAACATGAATCGAGCATTACTGCCAGGGTCCCTGGTAGGGTCGAAAAAGTTCTTATAGAATCTACTGGACAATTCATAAAAAAAGGTGACCCTGTACTAAAACTATATGGGCCAAAACTTTTAACAGGTGCAGAAGAATATCTTCTGGCCAGAAAGAATTATTTTAATGATAAATCAAATAATGTTTTCAAAGAACTCTATGAGCAAAGTATTGAACGATTAACACTTTGGGGTGTTCATCAAAAGCAGTTAGACTCCTGGGCGAAAAATAATAAGATCCCTCGCGAAATTATCATCTATTCACCAGTAACAGGAATAGTAGAAGAAAAAAATGCTGTTGAAGGAAAATACTTTAAAGAAGGTCAAAGTTTTTTTAAACTTGTTGATTTATCAAAAACATGGGTAGAGATGGATGTATATGAACACGATTCCGCCTTGGTCAAAATTGGTGAACCAGTTGAGTTGAAATTTAGTGCCTATCCTGGTGAAACTTGGAGCGGAGTAATTGATTTTATTAATCCTGTTCTTGATCCTAAAACAAGAACTCTAAAAGTAAGAACTACCTTAGACAATAGTAATGGAAAATTAAGACCAGGAATGGTTGGAGAAGCAACTCTTATTGTAAAACTACCTTCAACTCCACTTGTCGTACCACGTACGGCCATCATTGATACAGGAAAAAGAAAAGTTATCTGGCTTGATACTGGAAACCATACATATACTGCAAAAAAAATTGTCACAGGATTTGAATCCGAAGGATATGTAGAAGTTAAGCATGGTCTTAAAGAAAATGATTTGGTTGTTATCGAGGGAAATTTTCTATTAGATGCTCAAGCTCAACTTACTGGAGGTTATGAAGATCCAACGGGAGAGACTTTATGATCCAAAAAATAATTGAATTATCTATTAAAAACCGTATCTTTATAGTTATCATTTTTGTTATTATAGCAATACTTTCACTTTTTTCCATCCAGCATGCAAAGATTGATGCAATTCCAGATATCGGAGAAAATCAACAAGTTGTTTTTACACAATGGCCAGGTAGATCTCCTAAAGATATTGAAGAACAAATTACTTATCCTTTATCTACTCTACTGCAAGGAATTCCTGGAATTGATAGAGTAAGAGGGACAAGTGCTTTTGGATTTTCTACTGTCTATATTATCTTCAAAGAGAAAGTTGATTTTTATTGGTCAAGAAGTCGAGTATTAGAAAAGCTCTCAACTGCAGGAAGTTACTTGCCTAAGAATGTTATTCCTACACTTGGCCCTGATGCAACGGGATTGGGCCAAATTTTTTGGTATACAATCGAAAACACAGAAAATAACCCCCATCCTAAATCTCTACAAGAGTTAAGATCAATTCAAGATTTCTATTTAAAATTTAGACTACAATCTGTTGAGGGCGTTTCAGAAGTAGCTAGTATTGGTGGATTTATAAAAGAATACCAAGTAGATGTAGATCCTAAAAAAATCATTGCCTTCAATGTCCACCTTCCTGAAATTATCAAATCAATCAAAAACTCAAATATTGATATCGGAGCAGAAGTCATCGAAGAAGGTGATCGCGAAATGATCATTAGAGGTATTGGATTTTTTAAAAGCATATCTGATATCGAAGAGGTTGTAGTTAAGGTAAGAAACACTACCCCTATCAGAGTGAAAGACTTGGCAACCGTACAGCAAGGTCCGGCCTTCAGAAGAGGGGCATTAGACAAAAATGGTACTGAATCAGTCGGTGGGATTGTAACGATGAGATATGGAGAAAATCCTAAGAAAGTAATAGATAAAGTGAAATTGAGAATTAAAGAAATTGAAAAAGGACTTCCAAAGGGTGTTGTATTAAAACCATTCTATGATCGTTCTGAATTAGTAAAAATTACGATGAATACAGTGAGTAGTGCACTTATTCAAGAAATAATCATAACAGGAATTGTAATTCTTTTTTTCCTACTGCATTTCAAATCATCTATCCTTGTTGGTCTTACATTACCTTTTGGAGTGGGAATCAGTTTTATTTTGATGTATTTGTTAAAAATTGAATCTAATATAATGAGCTTATCTGGACTAGTAATTGCAATCGGTACAATGGTTGACATGGGAATTATTATGACTGAAAACATATATTCTCATCTAGCAGATAATCCTAGGGCCGTGAAAAAAGAACGTATAGATATTATCATGAATTCAGCTAAAGAAATTGGGCCTGCTATATTAACTGCAGTCATGACTACAATTGTCACCTTCCTTCCTGTTTTTGCCTTAGAAGGAGCAGAGGGAAAATTATTCATCCCTCTAGCATGGGCAAAAACACTTGCAATGTTGGGTTCAGTCTTTGTAGCAGTAGTATTAATTCCTGTTTTATCCATTTTTATGCTTAAAGGAGAACTCAAACCTATTGAGAAAAATACTGTCAGCAGTAGTATTGTCACTACTTATAAATATTTTCTAAATTTAATACTGGCCCATAGACATTTGTTTTTGTTAATTCCATTACTTATTTGCATAGGTGGAGTTTTTGCTTATAAACATTTAGGTAAAGAATTTATGCCCTCCCTCAATGAAGGTGAAATTCTTTATATGCCTGTCACAACACCTGATGTAAGCATGACAAAGGCAAAAGATTTGCTTGCCTATACTGATCGTTTAATAAAAGAACATCCTCTTGTTAAAGATGTTATTGGAAAACTAGGAAGGGCCGATACAGCTCTTGATCCTGCACCAGTTGCAATGCTTGAAACATTAATAAAACTAGAGGATGAAGACACGTGGCCAGAAGGTACGAGTATATACGACATCATGCACGAATTAGATTCACAAATCCAAATTCCAGGTCTTATCAATGCATGGTTGTTTCCGATTGAAAACCGCATTGGCATGATCTCAACTGGAATTAAAACTCAAGTCGCAGTTAAAATTTTTGGGCCAGACTTAAAAGTACTGGAGAATCTTAGTATTAAGGTAGCAGATGTCATCAAAGATGTTAAAGGGGCCTATGGTATTTATGCCGAAAAAATAAATGGTAAACCATATATAGAATTTGTTATCAACCGAATTGCGGCCAGTAGATACGGAGTCAATACGGGAGATATTAATGCTATTATCCAGTCTGCAGTTGGAGGGATGACAATTGATCAAATGTATGAAGGAAGAGAGCGATATCCAATCAGAGTTAGATATAAAAAAGAATTGCGTGACAGACTAGATGAACTTAAAAGAGTGCTTGTGGCCACACCTAATGGCCAACACATACCAATTACTCAATTAGCTGACATACAAGTTGTTATTGGGCCTTCAATGATTCAATCAGAAAATGGACTTTTAAGATCTACAGTTCAGCTAAATGTAAGGGATCGAGATTTGATTGGTTTTGTGGAAGAGGCCAAGCAAAAGGTTTCTAGCAAAATAGATTTACCTTCAGGTTATTCATTACAGTGGGCAGGCCAGTTCGAAAACCAAGTACGTGCAAACAAAAGACTAATGTTTCTAGTTCCGATTTCATTGCTTATTAATTTGCTTATTATTTATTTTGGTTTTAGGTCTCTTACTCAAAGTTTGATCGTTTTAACCGTTATACCTGTGGCAGCATCTGGAGGATTATTACTTCTTTGGCTCGGTGGGTTCAATACATCTGTTGCCGTTTGGGTTGGTTTTATTGCCTTATTTGGTGTGGCCGTTGATGACGGAGTTGTCATGATGACTTTTTTAAAAGAAGCTTTCTTAAAACATCAACCTAAAAATATAAAAGAACTTCATGAAACAATCTCTGAAGCAGGTTGTAGGAGAATAAGGCCACTTATAATGACAACGGCAACAACAATCATTGCTTTGCTTCCAGTCATGTGGTCAACTGGACATGGGAGTGAAGTTATGCGTCCGATGGCCATACCAACCTTAGGAGGGATGTCTATTGAATTGATTTCCCTTTTTATTGTTCCTGTTATTTTCAGTTATATCTATGAAAAGAAAGTATTAAATAAAGGAGTTCTTGTATGAAATTTATAATCATTTTTTTATTTTCGTTTTTTACTTCTTTTGGCCTCTTGGCACAAGAGAGTCCGTTTAATGAAGTTTTGAAAAATTACGAAGAACTTAACAAAGCATTTTTCAACAATGACAATATAAATGTTAAAAAAAATTCTGAAATAATTTTAAAGTCAATTGAAAATATTCAGAATGAAAAGATCAAGAAAGCACTAAATTTTTCAATAACTAAACTCAATGAAATGAGTAAGAGTGATGATATAAAACAAAATCAGGAATCTTTTAATATTGTTTCACAGGCATTTTTGTATGTTATAAAATCCTATTCACCAAACAAAAACTATGTCCCCTACTACTGTCCTATGGTAAAAAAATATTGGATTCAAAATATTTCAAAATCTGATGTCGTCATGAATCCATATGCTTCAAAAACAATGCCACATTGTGGAGAAATGAAGAAATAAATGTTTTGAAGACAAAAAACAACTACACTTTTTCCTTTGCTTATGATTTATTAGAGACTCATAGGCAAAGGAAAAATCATGTACAATTTAGATAAAATCAGAACGTT is a genomic window of Halobacteriovoraceae bacterium containing:
- a CDS encoding response regulator; translation: MAKILVVDDSESIRTQLKSLLTEKGHSVVEAADGEDGLSTLNGNKDVNLIICDVNMPKMDGITMCTKVSEDASVNSIPIFMLTTESNADLKEKGKKAGVRAWITKPYSDDKLLSAIQKVCG
- a CDS encoding TolC family protein, with amino-acid sequence MKFFWFIFVTWIIIQKFTYAISFEETLNIIETNDLVQSSIEKGKMLSEESISLSSWGDPKFSVAAINYPKDSLDSNKSMMTGIKFSLAQTIPLSNKNTDIFRAAQEKSSSQKAQAKQLIRKYAKEIWSLAIEKQKYIKIEKILKENLSWISDNLKITNRLYSTGKVPQSAVLNMQMRKSELNSKINNNQFSQNSLDLELTTILNSKSTVKLDLKSIPWDYLDSWMNSKSEFDFNEIVLKHELESSRLKLHSKNKNLIPDITLGVAYIKRNDLDKNGDFVEAGITIPLPISSTRYANKRSAIHENIAQEKIYKNYTQTRPLILSKIKNDILDLEDQISILHQQTLQYAKSARDIIAKSYARGGDDFSELLRSELQYQNLLMNEVNLITNIQQKKINYLFINGDHLTLRGLK
- a CDS encoding efflux RND transporter periplasmic adaptor subunit; this translates as MKLLLTLILISSSFYSCNQNKNEHLDFHKQHQTKSETYYTCSMHPQIKEKGPGKCPICGMNLSKIEIEKEVKKTDIKRSEKEDSLYYCEANPEITSLAPGVCPIDGTQLIKKNKSLEVVAKVKLRKSQVRHFKADIFPVTSMKMQKKILLLGTLLKSEEHESSITARVPGRVEKVLIESTGQFIKKGDPVLKLYGPKLLTGAEEYLLARKNYFNDKSNNVFKELYEQSIERLTLWGVHQKQLDSWAKNNKIPREIIIYSPVTGIVEEKNAVEGKYFKEGQSFFKLVDLSKTWVEMDVYEHDSALVKIGEPVELKFSAYPGETWSGVIDFINPVLDPKTRTLKVRTTLDNSNGKLRPGMVGEATLIVKLPSTPLVVPRTAIIDTGKRKVIWLDTGNHTYTAKKIVTGFESEGYVEVKHGLKENDLVVIEGNFLLDAQAQLTGGYEDPTGETL
- a CDS encoding efflux RND transporter permease subunit; protein product: MIQKIIELSIKNRIFIVIIFVIIAILSLFSIQHAKIDAIPDIGENQQVVFTQWPGRSPKDIEEQITYPLSTLLQGIPGIDRVRGTSAFGFSTVYIIFKEKVDFYWSRSRVLEKLSTAGSYLPKNVIPTLGPDATGLGQIFWYTIENTENNPHPKSLQELRSIQDFYLKFRLQSVEGVSEVASIGGFIKEYQVDVDPKKIIAFNVHLPEIIKSIKNSNIDIGAEVIEEGDREMIIRGIGFFKSISDIEEVVVKVRNTTPIRVKDLATVQQGPAFRRGALDKNGTESVGGIVTMRYGENPKKVIDKVKLRIKEIEKGLPKGVVLKPFYDRSELVKITMNTVSSALIQEIIITGIVILFFLLHFKSSILVGLTLPFGVGISFILMYLLKIESNIMSLSGLVIAIGTMVDMGIIMTENIYSHLADNPRAVKKERIDIIMNSAKEIGPAILTAVMTTIVTFLPVFALEGAEGKLFIPLAWAKTLAMLGSVFVAVVLIPVLSIFMLKGELKPIEKNTVSSSIVTTYKYFLNLILAHRHLFLLIPLLICIGGVFAYKHLGKEFMPSLNEGEILYMPVTTPDVSMTKAKDLLAYTDRLIKEHPLVKDVIGKLGRADTALDPAPVAMLETLIKLEDEDTWPEGTSIYDIMHELDSQIQIPGLINAWLFPIENRIGMISTGIKTQVAVKIFGPDLKVLENLSIKVADVIKDVKGAYGIYAEKINGKPYIEFVINRIAASRYGVNTGDINAIIQSAVGGMTIDQMYEGRERYPIRVRYKKELRDRLDELKRVLVATPNGQHIPITQLADIQVVIGPSMIQSENGLLRSTVQLNVRDRDLIGFVEEAKQKVSSKIDLPSGYSLQWAGQFENQVRANKRLMFLVPISLLINLLIIYFGFRSLTQSLIVLTVIPVAASGGLLLLWLGGFNTSVAVWVGFIALFGVAVDDGVVMMTFLKEAFLKHQPKNIKELHETISEAGCRRIRPLIMTTATTIIALLPVMWSTGHGSEVMRPMAIPTLGGMSIELISLFIVPVIFSYIYEKKVLNKGVLV
- a CDS encoding DUF3347 domain-containing protein; amino-acid sequence: MKFIIIFLFSFFTSFGLLAQESPFNEVLKNYEELNKAFFNNDNINVKKNSEIILKSIENIQNEKIKKALNFSITKLNEMSKSDDIKQNQESFNIVSQAFLYVIKSYSPNKNYVPYYCPMVKKYWIQNISKSDVVMNPYASKTMPHCGEMKK